The DNA sequence GGCACAGCGGCTGGGCTTGGCGAGCAGGGATGCCTTCGTGCGCGCGGCCGCGCAGTTGCCGTTCGTCGTCCAGCCGGTGGATATTCCGTTCGAGGGAGCGGAGCTGCCTGGGTATCTCGTTGTGCCTCCGGGCGTGTCCGGGGCGAACAAGGCGGTGATCTGCATGACCGGGTTCGATGGCACGGCCGAGGAGCTCTATTTCGAAACTGCCTTTGACGCGGTTCAGCGGGGGTTCACGGTACTGATTGCCGAAGGGCCTGGCCAGGTCGGGACCATGCGTCGTTATCCGGATTTGGTCTTCCGGCCCGATTACGAAACGCCGGTCGGTGCCATCGTCGATTTCGCACTGTCGTGCCGAGAGATCGACCCGGACCGTCTCGCCCTGTACGGAATCAGTTTTGGTGGCTATTTCGCCACCCGTACAGCCGCATACGACGGGCGCATCAAGGCGCTGATCGCGAACGCGCCGATCAGCGACATGCACGCCTATCTGTCAGGCTTGGCCTCGGCCGGCTTCGGGATGGACGCGAGCGGTGGGGATATCCGCCTCGACGAGATCGATCAGGTTCCCGCCGACGTTCTTCCGACCACCACCAGGCTCGCTTTCAAGGCGGTGTGTCGCCGCTACGGCGTCGCCAGCTTCAGCGAGTGGATGGCCGCGCTGAAGGCGTACCGCGTCGAGGATCTGAGTCTCATCGGCTGCCCGTCACTGGCACTCGGCGGGGCAGGTGAGGGCGATGAAACGCTGCGGCAGATCGAGGCATTTGCCGCGTCCGTCACGGGGCCTGTCACCACGCGGATTTTCGAAACGCGGGAGGGGGCCGACATGCATTGCCAGATGGGCAACTATCCTCTTTCCAATGCGGTCGTGTACGACTGGCTCGACGAAACCTTCGGGAAATCGTCCGCAGCGACGCGCCGCTAGCCGGTCAGGCGATCATCGGGATCAATGCACGGTGCCGCCGCCGTCGCCGGGCTCGGCCCGCTGCGGCAACAGTTCCGCGAACCCTCCGGAGGACTCGGTGAAGAGCCGGAAGCGCGGTTCGTCGAAGGTCTTCTTGCGCTTCGAGACACCCTTAGGCTTCATCTGGACTTGCGCGACCCAGGATCCCTGGCGGGTTTCCAGTGCGAACGAAACGAATTCGACGGCATGCGGCGACGCCTCGATCGATCCGAACTGCTCGAGGATCGCCTCGTACCGGGCCGCCTTGTCCGGCGGCAAACCCCAGGCTTCCATGATGGTGAAGACGAAATCGGCGTCTTCCTGGTGGGCCGCCTGGCGCACGCGTCCCGCCGATGTGTCGTCGACGTCGCCGTCCGCAGTGCTGAGCAGCACGATGCTGATCGAACGCCTCTCGGACGACCCGACGAAGGCGATGGGCCGCAGGCTTTCGCCTTCCTCGAGCAGGATCCGTGCCCGCTTGATCAGCGGCCCGATCATCTCCTGGTAGGCCTCGGGAATCGCGCTCACGGCCTGCCCCCGGCCATCGGCAGCGCCATCGGGAAGCCGCGCTCGA is a window from the Thioalkalivibrio paradoxus ARh 1 genome containing:
- a CDS encoding alpha/beta hydrolase family protein gives rise to the protein MQTGGIGSRAIGGAMIPRRRALRALSTITGDLEIREVPDPYRRGMGMGNVERSATRVQGFPSGELDFQLMRVLGACSSGGGSPGEIMAARSRVADHDPARWPEAFAATADNLLEKADVAMARGHGVSARGHLLRAANYFRSAEYFSDPYGAEAQRLGLASRDAFVRAAAQLPFVVQPVDIPFEGAELPGYLVVPPGVSGANKAVICMTGFDGTAEELYFETAFDAVQRGFTVLIAEGPGQVGTMRRYPDLVFRPDYETPVGAIVDFALSCREIDPDRLALYGISFGGYFATRTAAYDGRIKALIANAPISDMHAYLSGLASAGFGMDASGGDIRLDEIDQVPADVLPTTTRLAFKAVCRRYGVASFSEWMAALKAYRVEDLSLIGCPSLALGGAGEGDETLRQIEAFAASVTGPVTTRIFETREGADMHCQMGNYPLSNAVVYDWLDETFGKSSAATRR